From Cotesia glomerata isolate CgM1 linkage group LG2, MPM_Cglom_v2.3, whole genome shotgun sequence, a single genomic window includes:
- the LOC123259499 gene encoding DNApol-eta-like, whose protein sequence is MSNFGDRIVVLIDMDCFFCQVEVKLAPELKGKPLAVIQYSSFGPGSIIAVNYEARDFGVTRHMKSDEAKEKCPQIELVTVPPLRNKPDTGRYRAAGKEVIDVLKKHCNVIERASVDEAYLDITDLVDKKMESVFGQPKDLVTQLENTYVVGYCDYDTNDEEKRTEGVDRWITETFAELGDMQSRRLAIAGIIVEHLRAEIYSQCEYRCSAGISYNKILAKLACGLHKPNRQTILPLAAVPTLYSSLPVKKVRNLGGKFGNIVMESLGCNVMADLLRYSLQDLQRRFDEKTGSWLYNIARGIDNEPVTNRLVCKSIGASKNFPGKQAITKLEVLETWARELSLELSDRLEQDLEENQRRATSVTISYHYYQDRKIIAQSKVCSLPSYKAEKIASICVDVISKALQKPIALISMSAAKFVPIKGSESFKNFFKAPSKSTVATKTEIVAAKTEPVATAESVESNSNYISKHGANNENDSGNKTDDDVDDIPSDKLEKTCEEKLKISQVKDSCKKTESKFFNTPPSTLKSKPASPKSLNLNKTLNGENFKNSFFMNILKSSKSSFDSKPSASTFKILEGFSESSCGNHKSNNDDDGDYNEDQSISEERKVNTEDSPSDYESPDIFAESQPQDTSRIRELVCVDQKSGVESKKTNSNEDLIKLKEIFPDLDNIDRSVMQLLPIELQRAANEYLQRKKSVDISPKSKKNNTKNSTSKTKGQKSKPEKPKKDNLIYNFLTKNSAGNDSTMKLCPECNQMIKEDKFAEHSDFHVAKNLHLAINQPTTVTAVVSETPSDSDTGTPTAKRKMNLNSSKSNKKPRNIQSFFT, encoded by the exons atgtcgaATTTTGGAGATAGGATTGTTGTTCTTATTGACATGGATTGTTTTTTTTGTCAAGTGGAAGTTAAATTAGCTCCTGAATTAAAAGGAAAACCGTTAGCAGTTATTCAGTACAGTTCATTTGGACCTggaag tataattGCTGTAAACTATGAAGCCAGAGATTTTGGAGTGACTAGACATATGAAAAGTGATGAAGCCAAAGAAAAATGTCCACAGATAGAATTAGTTACTGTACCTCCCCTACGGAATAAACCTGATACTGGAAG GTATCGTGCAGCAGGAAAAGAAGTTATTGATGTGCTGAAGAAACATTGCAATGTTATAGAACGAGCTAGTGTTGACGAAGCTTATCTGGACATAACAGACttagtagataaaaaaatggaaagTGTATTTGGCCAGCCCAAAGACTTGGTAACTCAGCTGGAAAATACGTACGTTGTTGGCTACTGTGATTACGACACAAATGACGAAGAAAAGCGAACAGAAGGCGTTGATCGTTGGATCACTGAAACTTTTGCTGAACTGGGTGACATGCAATCCAGAAGATTAGCAATAGCTGGTATTATTGTTGAGCATCTGAGAGCTGAAATATACTCGCAGTGCGAGTACAGATGTTCTGCTGGTAtatcttataataaaatacttgctAAGTTGGCTTGTGGTCTGCATAAGCCGAATCGTCAGACAATTCTTCCATTAGCAGCAGTTCCAACTCTGTATTCTTCCTTGCCTGTAAAGAAGGTGAGAAACCTTGGCGGTAAGTTTGGAAATATTGTGATGGAATCATTGGGATGTAACGTAATGGCTGATTTGTTACGTTACTCATTGCAAGATCTTCAGAGAAGGTTTGATGAAAAGACTGGCTCATGGCTGTATAATATTGCACGGGGGATTGACAACGAGCCGGTGACCAATAGACTAGTTTGTAAGTCAATTGGagcaagtaaaaattttcccGGAAAACAAGCAATAACTAAATTAGAAGTCTTAGAAACTTGGGCTCGTGAGTTGTCATTGGAGTTGTCAGATCGTCTTGAACAAGATTTAGAAGAGAACCAACGACGTGCTACCTCAGTTACGATTagctatcattattatcaggATCGAAAAATTATAGCACAGTCAAAAGTGTGCTCACTACCTTCTTATAAAGCTGAGAAAATAGCTAGTATTTGTGTGGACGTTATTTCAAAAGCTCTACAGAAGCCTATTGCTTTAATTAGTATGTCTGCTGCGAAATTTGTGCCTATTAAAGGCAGTgagagttttaaaaatttttttaaagctccCAGCAAATCTACTGTCGCTACTAAGACAGAAATTGTTGCTGCTAAGACAGAACCTGTCGCTACTGCCGAGTCAGTTGAGTCTAATTCTAATTATATAAGTAAACATGGTGCtaataatgaaaatgataGTGGAAATAAAACTGATGATGACGTTGACGATATTCCATCGGATAAATTGGAAAAAACTTGCGAAGAAAAGCTGAAAATTAGTCAAGTAAAAGATTCttgtaaaaaaactgaaagtaaattttttaatacaccGCCGAGTACTTTGAAAAGTAAACCCGCCAGTCCGAAAAGTTTGAACTTAAATAAAACGTTGAATggagaaaatttcaaaaattctttcttcatgaatattttgaaaagttcAAAAAGTTCTTTTGATTCAAAACCTTCTGCGTCgacgtttaaaattttagaaggGTTTAGTGAAAGTAGTTGTGGTAATCATAAGtctaataatgatgatgatggtgattATAATGAAGATCAATCAATATCTGAAGAAAGAAAAGTAAATACTGAAGATTCACCTAGTGACTATGAATCACCGGATATTTTTGCGGAATCACAACCTCAAGATACTTCTAGGATTAGGGAACTAGTGTGTGTAGACCAGAAGAGTGGCgtagaaagtaaaaaaacgaaTAGTAATGAagacttaataaaattaaaagaaatatttccaGATCTTGACAACATTGATCGATCTGTAATGCAATTGCTACCTATTGAATTACAAAGAGCGGCGAATGAATATTTACAAAGGAAAAAATCTGTTGATATTTCTccaaaatcgaaaaaaaataatactaaaaattcaaCGAGCAAAACAAAAGGACAGAAAAGTAAACCagaaaaaccgaaaaaagacaatttgatttataattttctcacTAAAAATTCTGCTGGTAATGATTCAACTATGAAATTATGTCCCGAGTGTAATCAAATGATTAAAGAAGATAAGTTTGCAGAACATTCtgattttcatgtggctaAAAACTTACATCTGGCTATCAATCAACC